GCCAAGCTTTGTAGCTAGAAGTATGACGATACTTGAGGCAAGCTCGGCACTAAAGCCAGTTGTCGGCAAAATTTCAGCTAGTTTTGAGCCGATGGTGGTGATGACCTCTTTGCCTAAAAACCAAAGTCCAACGACAAGCGAGATGCCAAAGGTTACCATTGCGATACTAGGTATCGGCGAGCTTTCGTTTATAGAGCCAGTTTTTAGTACGTCGAGTACGGCTGCAAATGGTCCAACTGCATTTGCGATATCGTTTGCACCATGTGAAAATGCAAAAGATGAAGCGGTAAAAATTTGAAACCATGAGAAAATTCTATTGATGCTCTTTTCGCTATCGTTTTTGCTCATGACGTTTATGATAGCAAGGCTTGCAAGATACGCTAGAGCCCCAATCACAAAGATGATCCAGACGGTTTGGATGATACTAAAGGCTAAATTTATATGCTCTAGCCCTTTAAAAAGCATCATCGATGAGATGACCATTGCTGCAAATCCAGCGATGATCGGGATGTGCTTTTTCATCGCTTTAAAAGTATCTATCTCTTTTTCACTATCTTTCATGATGCGAATTTTTGAGCGATACTCGCTGTATTCAGTGGTTTCGATCTCGTCCTCATCGATAACTGCAATCTTTGAAAGAGTAGCTATTTGCTCCTCAGCCGGCTTTGTTTTTAGTGCTTTTACAAAGCTTTCTTTATAAGCTTTTCGTTCAGCTTTTAGAGCTTTTAGATTCATTTTAAGTTCATGTGTTGGCTCAATAATCTTGCTTTTTACGTAGCCAAATATTATGTAAGACATCACGCCGCCAAGCAGTGGGGAGATAACCCAACTAACGGCTATTCTACCGATCTCGCTCCATGAGACCATGCTAAATGGTTCTGGATCTTTTATCATAAATCCCATAGCAAGTCCTGCGCCAACGATGCCGCCAACGATCGAGTGAGTGGTCGAGACTGGCAGACCTTTTTTAGATGCATAAAATAGCCAAAGCCCAGAGCTAAGAAGGGCTGAAATCATGATGATGACAAATTTCATCGGATTTAGATCGCTTGGGAATTTTACGATCTCGTTTCTAATCGTATTTGTAACCTCAGATCCTGCAAATATCGCACCACTAAGCTCAAAAATGGCTGCGATGATGAGAGCTTGCTTAAGCGTAAGAGTCTTAGCGCCAACACTTGTGCCAAAGCTGTTTGCAACGTCATTTCCACCGATATTAAAGGCCATAAAAAGACCAAACATACCGGCGATCAAGAATAAAAAGTAGTTATTTGTCGGAATGTATTGATAGCCCCAAACAAAAAATCCAACGCTACAAATTGCAAAAATAACAAATGCCAATAAGTTATCTCGAAGCAATCAAGCCCCCTTGTAAGGTTTTTGATAGGGATTATATCTTGAAAAATATTAAAGTTTTTAGAATTTTTCAACTTTAAATGATACTAAATTATCATATGTTAGAATCTGCAAAAAATTTAAGGATAAATTTTGGTTATAGCGATCGATCTTGGCTCAAACACATTTCGCGTAGCACTTGTCAAAAAAGAGCAAAATGGCTTTAGCAATGAGCAAATTTATGAAAATATAGTAGGAGCTGCCAGAGGGCTAAATGAAAGTGGCAAGATAGCAGATGAGTCCAGAAATAGGCTCTTTGAAGCGATAACAGAGGCTAAAAATAAATTTGATTTTGATAAATTTAAATACGCAGCAGTCGCGACTGAGGCTTTTAGGGTAGCGTCAAATAGCGAGGAAATTTTTAGCGAGATAAGAGAGAAATTTGGCATAAATTTTCATATCATCAGTGGCAAAGCAGAAGCAAAGCTTACATTTTTGGGTGTTCAAAATGCTTTTAAAAAGCTTGGAATCAATGAAAAATTTAGCGTCATTGACATCGGTGGAGCAAGCTCAGAGATCGGTGAAGATGGAAATTTTATGAGTTTTAAATTTGGCATTATTACATTTTTTGAGAAATTTAAAACACTTGATTTAATGCAAGAAAATGCAAAAATTTATACAAAAGATGCAAGAGAATTTTTAAATAGCTTAAAAAATAAATTTATCGTGCTGACTTCTGGTGTACCAACTACTATCGCAGCGCTACGACTAGGACTTAACTATGAGAACTATGATCCAAAAAAAATAAACGGATATGAGCTTAGAGATGATGATCTTGCTTGGTTTGTAGATGAACTTTTAAAGATGGATGATAAGAGCGCTGATTTGGCGGTTGGAAGAAACAGAAAGTATCCGCTCATCACCGGAACCTTGCTTTTAGAGGAGCTTTTAAGTGGGCAAGAAGCAAAATTTTTAGTTATTGACGATGGGCTTAGAGAGGGTGTTGGTGTTGCCTATCTGCAAGGAAAATTTCAAGAAATTATCACAAATTTTTAGTTAATATTTCAAAAATTTAAAGGAGAGGAAATGAGTATAAGAGAGCAAATTTTAGCTGATATAAAAGAGGCTATGAAAGCAAAAGATGAGTTTAAAAGAGATACGTTAAGAACGCTAAATGCAGCACTTAAGCAAGTTGAAGTAGATCAAAGGATCGAGATGACCGACGAGGTCGTGCTTCCACTACTTCAAAAAGAGATCAAAAAGAGGGCTGACTCAGTTGAGCTTTATATAAAAGGCGCTAGGGAGGATTTGGCTAAAAAAGAGCAGGGCGAGATTGAGCTTATTAAGGCATATTTGCCAGCACAGCTAAGTGATGAAGAGCTTAAAGAAAAAATAAAAAAGATTATTGAAAGAGTCGGTAAAAATTTAGGCGCTGTAATGAAAATGGCAAAAGATGAGATCGGGGCAAGTGCTGAAGCAAAACGCATAAGTATGATCGCAAAAGAGCTTTTGGCTTAAAATCTACAATCTTATAAAACTTCTAATTTTGAAAACCTACTTCTAAATGTTGTAAGTTTTCAAAAAATCAAATACGACTTTCATTTTAAAAAGATAATTTTAAAGCATAATACTTATATGAATATGTTAAAAGGTAAAATACAAGCTTTTTTATATATTTGTATTGAAAACTATAATTTTCAAATTGTTATTTTAATTTTCTTATTTTTTCTTTTATATGAATTTAAATGTTGATTTATAGGTTTATTTTGGATTTTATCTTTTGTATGATTATAATTTATCCATTAAATTTGACATAAAAATATTTGTAAGAAAATTAGTTAAATTTTACACTTTTCAAAAAATGTGAAATTTGTATTTATCTTATATATAACTTAAAATTTGATCTACCCTATTTTGAAAAAGTGAGCAAGGGCTATCTTTGGAGTTTGTGGTTCTTGCTTTTAAGCGCAGAGCACTAACCTTGCAAAAACTGCGATAAATGTACATAAAGCGCTCGCTCAAGAATTAAATTTTATCGTCAAAAAATGTGCGGATATCCAGTGTGTAGTTTTTAGGCATAAAGATCGGCGAGTCTAAAATTTCAAGCAAGCCATCATCAAATGAGAGAAATTCCACTACTCTTTTGCGCCTATTATCAGTTTTTATGCTCATATCGGCTAGATGCACTACCTTTACGATCTGCATTTTATCTGCCGTCCATTCAGAAAAAGCTAGAAATTTAGAGTCCTCTGAAAACAAAAAGCAAGCAGTCGCCCTTTCGCTAAGTAAAATTTGAAACGCATCGTCATCTTTAACTAAATTTTGATCAAAATTTGATAGTCTTTTTTCGTGGTTTGAAGGCTCATTTTTTAATTTTAGACAGTGCTTGCTATTTATAAAAAGTCGTAGCTCGCCAAGGGTTGGAGCGCCCATAGCGACCTCACAGCCTTCAAATTTGGCGCTAAATTTGCCATCACTACTACACGCATTTGCCTCATAGTCCCAAGCCGAGCTCATAAATTTACCTATTAAATTTGCCTGCCATGGCTTTGTAGATATTTAGCTCGTCTTGTAAAAGCGTGTATTTTGCTTTTAATAGCCCTATTTTGGCTTCTAGCTCGCTATTTTTAGCCTCTAAAAACTGCTTTAGCTCGACCTTGCCGTAGGAGTATTTTAGTTCGTAAATTTTTGAAATTTCCTCATAGTTTTTTATCTGTTCTTGGTAGTTAGCAAGCAACGCTTCGTCGTTTAGGTAGCTTTTATAAAATGCGTCTATCTCGTTTAATGCGCTATTTAGAGTGCTTATGTAGTTTAGCTTTGCAAGCTCGAAATTTGCCTCGCTTACTTTTAAATTTGACTTTAGCTTAGAGTAGTTTAAAAACGGTAAATTTAAAGCGATGTTGCCATTTAGAAATTTAAGATTAAACGCTTCGTCTTTTTTGTCGGTACTGCTTTTGAGGCTAGCTCCTAGCGTGATGCTTGGATAAAACTCTTTTTGACTAGCTTTATAGTTTAGGATGCTCACTTCTATGCGGTAAATAGCCGCTCTTAGATCAGGCCTGTTTGCTATGGCGCTTGTTGGCACTTCTAGATCAACGCCCGCTCTTTTTACAGGACTTAGCGTAAGGCCTTCAAATTTAAGCTCAAATTCTGGCCTCTCATTTAACAAAAACCTAAGCGTTTTTTTAGCAGTCACAAGCTCTTTTTTGGTATTTTCTATCTTGTTTTGAGCGCTTAAAAGCTGTGAGTTTATCTGTTTTAGGCTTAGAGCTTCCTCTTTGCCAAGCTCAAATTTAAACCTAACTATCTCATTTAGTTCATTATAAATTTCTAAAATTTGCTCATAAGTTTTAATGCTCTCATTTAGATATAAAATCTGAAAATAGGCGTCTGTTACGGAGTTTATCACGCTTAGTTTGCTAGCTTCCAGATCAAATTTAGTAGCATCTGCTTCAAACTTCGCTGCATCTTTGCTATTTGCAAGCTTTTGCCAAAGATCAAGCTCGTAGCTAAGCCCTATGCTTGAGCCAAAGCTTCTACTAGAAGCGCCGCCCTCTTTTATATTTTTGTTGCTTGATACCTCAATACCAGCGTTAAAGGTTGGGATTAAATTTGCTTCCAAAATACCAGCTTGAGCGAGGGCTTTATTTACATTTATAGCTGCTTTTGCAAGGTCGGTGTTGTTTTTAAGTGCTAGATCAATGAGCTCATTAAGATAGCTTTGGTGATACTCTTTCCACCAAGAAGTGTCTAAATTTAGTTCCTGACTAGCGTTATCTTCAAGTAAAATTTGCTTGTAATTTTCATCTATATTTTTAACAGTGCAGCCGCTTAAAACGAGCACTAAAGCTAAGCTTAGAAATTTCATATTACTCCCTTGAAAGCGCATCTATTGGATTTAGTTTTGAGGCATTTTTAGCTGGCATGTAGCCAAAGATGATGCCAATCGCCATCGACATAACAAGCGCTAGCACGATCGAACCATTTGAAAAGATCATGCTAAAGCCATCTAAAAAGTTATTAAATATGTAGCCGATCGCGTAAGAAAAGGCTATACCAATAGCTCCGCCGATAAGGCAAAGTAGCACCGCCTCTATCAAAAACTGCTGTAAGATGTTGCTCTGCCTAGCTCCGATCGCCATTTTTATACCTATCTCTTTGGTGCGCTCTGTAACTGAGACTAGCATGATATTCATCACGCCTATACCACCAACTACGAGCGAGACGACGGCGATACTTGAGATGAGAAGGCGCATCGTCGAGATGGTCTCTTCGATAGTTTGCTTGATGCTATCAGAATTTCTTGTAAAGAAGTCTTTTTTGCCGTGTTTTATCGTTAAAAGATCAGTTAGGCTCTTTTCTGCGATTTGAGCATTTACGCTTTCATTTACTTTTACGGTTATTGAGCTAATAAATTTATCGCCCGTTATCTTGTTTATCACAGTCGTATATGGAGCATAAATTTTAAGTGAGCTAGCATCGCCGATTTTAAACTCATCTTTTTGTAAAACACCTATAATGCGAAGTGGCTTTTTGTTAAAAAGAATGATCTTACCGATAGGGTCTTCGTTTTTAAATATACTGTTTTTGGTGTTTTGGTCTATTAATGTGACAGAATCTGAGTTTAAAACCTCCTCATCATCGTAAATTCTTCCCTTTTCTAGTTTTAGTCCATTTACGTCAAAGCTCCCTACTCCACCGCCTTTTAGTGTCGCTGTTAAGGAGATATTTTCATACGTTAGTACGCCTGAAGTACTTGTATTTGGAGTGACTGAGTCCAGAAATGACTGCTTTGAGAGCATATTCGCATCACTTATAGAGAGCGTTTTTACCCTGCCTGAGAGCATATCGCCAAAGCCTTTTCCTGGCATGATATCGATCGTATTTGTGCCGATCTTTCTGATACCAGCTAAAATTTGCTCCTGTGAGCCTTTGCCAAGAGCTACGACGCTAATGACTGCAGTGATGCCAATAATAATGCCAAGCATCGTTAAAAGTGATCTTAATTTATGAGCTAGCATCGCATTTACCGACATTTTAAAGCTTTCAATTAGCTGATCTTTATAGTAGGTAAATTTGCTTTTTTCTGGCTGGCTCTGCTTTGTAGCCTCGTAAATTTCGCTATTTTTTACATTGTCGCTTACGATGTTGCCATCTTTTATCTCGATCACACGGCTTGCGTACTCGGCGATCTTTGGATCGTGCGTAACGATGATGATGGTGTGACCTTTTTTATAAAGATCCACTAAAATTTCCATCACTCTTAGCCCACTTTTACTATCAAGCGCACCAGTTGGCTCATCAGCCAAGATGATCTCGCCACCATTCATAAGTGCCCTTGCTATGGAGACCCTTTGCTGTTGTCCGCCTGAGAGTTTATTTGGTAAATTTTTAGCCTTTTCGCTAAGGCCAAGTGAGTCTAAGATCTCCATTCCTCTTTTTTCTCGGTCGCTCTTATTTGCCCCTGCGTAAATGCTAGGAAGTGCGACATTTTCAAGGGCGTTCATCGTGCTAAGAAGGTTATATCTTTGAAAGATAAAGCCAAATTTATCTCGTCTAAGCTTAGCAAGTGCGTCGCTATCAAATTTTGATATATCTTTGCCCTCTAGCAAGTACTGCCCGCCACTTGGGCTATCTAAGCAGCCAAGGATGTTCATAAGCGTTGATTTGCCAGAGCCAGACTGACCGATAATGGCTATAAATTCGCCCTTTTTTATCTCTAAATTTATGCCATGAAGAATTTCTATCTCATTATCGCCAAGCTTAAAGCTTTTTGTGATATTTTTTAGGCTTATCACTTAAAACTTCTTATTTTCTTTTTCGATCATCTTGGCTATCTCGCTTGCTGAGCCTTGTGATGTGATGATCTCGTCGCCATCGTTCACACCGCTAATGATCTGCGTATCAAGGTTGTCTTTTATGCCAGTTTTGACCGCTGTTTTTACCGCTTTGCCATCTTTTAAAATATAGACAAAAGTGCCGTTTTCATCTCTTTTGATGCCGATGCTTGGTACGATGATAGCGTCCTTTACATTTGCTATTAAAAGCTCATTTTGTGTTGTCATGCCTATTCTTAAAATTTTATCTTTATTTTCAACTATGCTTTGAGCATAATAATAAACAGCTGAGTTGCTTGAAGTGCTTGAGCTTGTAGATTTGCTACTACTGCTAGAGCCGTAGCTACCATCGCTTAATGTCGTTAAGCCAGGGTCAATTGAGCTAACCGTTGTTTGAAATTTTTTCGTTGGCTCAGATAGGATCGAGTACTCAACTGGTGTGCCAACCTTTATCTTTGTGATGTCGCCTTCAGCTATTTGCATCTTCATCTTGACATAGCTAAGATCTGCGATCTTTACGATAGTTGGCGTAGTTTGGTTGGCATTTACGGTCTGACCCTCCTCTACTTGCACGCTTACTATTATTCCATCTCTTGGAGCGATGATCTTTGTGTAGCTTAAATTTATCTTGGCCGTACTTAACTCGATATTTGTCTGCTTTATCTGAGCCTCGAGCTCCTTTATCTTGGCACTATTTGCGCTAAAAGTATTTTTTGCGCTTTCAAATTCTTGTTTTGAAGTGGCGTTTTTGGCAAAAAGTGCATTTTCTCTATCAAACTGCGTTTTAGAGATATTTAGAGCCACTTTTGCGCTTTCAAGCTGAGCTTTGTAGATGGCAAGCTGAGCTTCTTTATTGTCTATGCTATTTTGCTGGGTCGAGCTATCGATACTTGCGATCATATCGCCTTTTTTGACCTGATCTCCAAGCTTAACGTAGAGTTTTTTTATCTGGCCACTCACCTGAGCACCCACATCAACTAGCTCGGTAGCGAAAATTTCTCCAGTCGCATCGACCTTTTTGCTAAATGAACCTTTCTTTGCCTTTTTGGTGATAAATTCCACCTTTTCATCTTTTATCTTGAAAAAATTATCATAGATAAAATATCCACCGACGCCTAAAATAAGCAGGATTATTAAAATTTTAGATTTTTTCATCGCTTCTCTTTGTAAAAAATTGGTCAATTTTACTTAATAAGATTAAAATTCTCTTTAAACTTCCTCTTTTGCCATGCCAGCCTCTATCAAAAACCTACTTGGCTGATAATTCACCTTCTTTATCTTGTCGTATTTTGCATAACTAAGATATAGCTCGTCTTTAGCCCTTGTTACTGCTACGTAAAAGAGCCGCCTCTCTTCTTCTAGGCTGCCGCCCATACTCATTAGCTTTAAATTTGGAAAACGGTTTTGCGCGAGATCGACGATAAAGACTTGGTCAAACTCAAGCCCCTTGCTCGCATGCACGCTAAGTAAGCTAACGCCCTGCCCTTCGCTCATCTCGTTGCTTCCAAGGGCTAAGAAGTTATAAAATTTACTGATATCTTGATACTTTTTAGCTAGCTCGCTTAGCACCACGCTCTTTGCCATTATGCGCTCTTTGACCTCTTCTTTGAGTGCTAGATCAACATTGCCGTTTTTTAGAGTTGCTCTTTTTGTGCTGAGATTTTCAACGATTAACGAATAAATTTTACTAGTTTTTATCTCATTTATCATCGTGGCTGGCTTTGAGATATTTCTCATACCCTTTAAAAAGTTGTAAATTTCATATAAAAACTGCGCCCCACTCTCGCTTAGCTTTTGTAGTTTTAGCACAGGATGACCTAGAAATTTATCACTAAAGCCAAGTTTAGAAAACCTTGAAACTTCGGCAAATTCATCAAGATCGTCAAAAAGACCAAGCTGGTAGTTTCGCCTTTTGTTTGATGAGATATTTACACTCTCGTCTGGCTCAACTATCCCTTTTATCAAATTTCCATGTCCAAGCTTAAGCAGCGCATCAAAAATTTCTTTGCTAACTGCGCTGCCAACGCCCTTTGCGTATTCGCAGATGTGGATAAATGCCATTATATCTTTTGGATTGACATAAATTCCCATGATGTCAATGAGTGCCTTGATCTCGCGGCTCTCAAAAAAGCTCACCCCACCCTTTCGCTTTGAGCC
The genomic region above belongs to Campylobacter concisus and contains:
- a CDS encoding inorganic phosphate transporter; its protein translation is MLRDNLLAFVIFAICSVGFFVWGYQYIPTNNYFLFLIAGMFGLFMAFNIGGNDVANSFGTSVGAKTLTLKQALIIAAIFELSGAIFAGSEVTNTIRNEIVKFPSDLNPMKFVIIMISALLSSGLWLFYASKKGLPVSTTHSIVGGIVGAGLAMGFMIKDPEPFSMVSWSEIGRIAVSWVISPLLGGVMSYIIFGYVKSKIIEPTHELKMNLKALKAERKAYKESFVKALKTKPAEEQIATLSKIAVIDEDEIETTEYSEYRSKIRIMKDSEKEIDTFKAMKKHIPIIAGFAAMVISSMMLFKGLEHINLAFSIIQTVWIIFVIGALAYLASLAIINVMSKNDSEKSINRIFSWFQIFTASSFAFSHGANDIANAVGPFAAVLDVLKTGSINESSPIPSIAMVTFGISLVVGLWFLGKEVITTIGSKLAEILPTTGFSAELASSIVILLATKLGIPVSSTHILIGAVLGIGIVNKNANWKMVRPIILAWLITLPAAAISSAIFYFALAKFLGV
- a CDS encoding disulfide bond formation protein DsbA; this translates as MVIAIDLGSNTFRVALVKKEQNGFSNEQIYENIVGAARGLNESGKIADESRNRLFEAITEAKNKFDFDKFKYAAVATEAFRVASNSEEIFSEIREKFGINFHIISGKAEAKLTFLGVQNAFKKLGINEKFSVIDIGGASSEIGEDGNFMSFKFGIITFFEKFKTLDLMQENAKIYTKDAREFLNSLKNKFIVLTSGVPTTIAALRLGLNYENYDPKKINGYELRDDDLAWFVDELLKMDDKSADLAVGRNRKYPLITGTLLLEELLSGQEAKFLVIDDGLREGVGVAYLQGKFQEIITNF
- a CDS encoding GatB/YqeY domain-containing protein is translated as MSIREQILADIKEAMKAKDEFKRDTLRTLNAALKQVEVDQRIEMTDEVVLPLLQKEIKKRADSVELYIKGAREDLAKKEQGEIELIKAYLPAQLSDEELKEKIKKIIERVGKNLGAVMKMAKDEIGASAEAKRISMIAKELLA
- a CDS encoding flagellar protein, translating into MSSAWDYEANACSSDGKFSAKFEGCEVAMGAPTLGELRLFINSKHCLKLKNEPSNHEKRLSNFDQNLVKDDDAFQILLSERATACFLFSEDSKFLAFSEWTADKMQIVKVVHLADMSIKTDNRRKRVVEFLSFDDGLLEILDSPIFMPKNYTLDIRTFFDDKI
- a CDS encoding TolC family protein, with product MKFLSLALVLVLSGCTVKNIDENYKQILLEDNASQELNLDTSWWKEYHQSYLNELIDLALKNNTDLAKAAINVNKALAQAGILEANLIPTFNAGIEVSSNKNIKEGGASSRSFGSSIGLSYELDLWQKLANSKDAAKFEADATKFDLEASKLSVINSVTDAYFQILYLNESIKTYEQILEIYNELNEIVRFKFELGKEEALSLKQINSQLLSAQNKIENTKKELVTAKKTLRFLLNERPEFELKFEGLTLSPVKRAGVDLEVPTSAIANRPDLRAAIYRIEVSILNYKASQKEFYPSITLGASLKSSTDKKDEAFNLKFLNGNIALNLPFLNYSKLKSNLKVSEANFELAKLNYISTLNSALNEIDAFYKSYLNDEALLANYQEQIKNYEEISKIYELKYSYGKVELKQFLEAKNSELEAKIGLLKAKYTLLQDELNIYKAMAGKFNR
- a CDS encoding MacB family efflux pump subunit, translated to MISLKNITKSFKLGDNEIEILHGINLEIKKGEFIAIIGQSGSGKSTLMNILGCLDSPSGGQYLLEGKDISKFDSDALAKLRRDKFGFIFQRYNLLSTMNALENVALPSIYAGANKSDREKRGMEILDSLGLSEKAKNLPNKLSGGQQQRVSIARALMNGGEIILADEPTGALDSKSGLRVMEILVDLYKKGHTIIIVTHDPKIAEYASRVIEIKDGNIVSDNVKNSEIYEATKQSQPEKSKFTYYKDQLIESFKMSVNAMLAHKLRSLLTMLGIIIGITAVISVVALGKGSQEQILAGIRKIGTNTIDIMPGKGFGDMLSGRVKTLSISDANMLSKQSFLDSVTPNTSTSGVLTYENISLTATLKGGGVGSFDVNGLKLEKGRIYDDEEVLNSDSVTLIDQNTKNSIFKNEDPIGKIILFNKKPLRIIGVLQKDEFKIGDASSLKIYAPYTTVINKITGDKFISSITVKVNESVNAQIAEKSLTDLLTIKHGKKDFFTRNSDSIKQTIEETISTMRLLISSIAVVSLVVGGIGVMNIMLVSVTERTKEIGIKMAIGARQSNILQQFLIEAVLLCLIGGAIGIAFSYAIGYIFNNFLDGFSMIFSNGSIVLALVMSMAIGIIFGYMPAKNASKLNPIDALSRE
- a CDS encoding efflux RND transporter periplasmic adaptor subunit, whose product is MKKSKILIILLILGVGGYFIYDNFFKIKDEKVEFITKKAKKGSFSKKVDATGEIFATELVDVGAQVSGQIKKLYVKLGDQVKKGDMIASIDSSTQQNSIDNKEAQLAIYKAQLESAKVALNISKTQFDRENALFAKNATSKQEFESAKNTFSANSAKIKELEAQIKQTNIELSTAKINLSYTKIIAPRDGIIVSVQVEEGQTVNANQTTPTIVKIADLSYVKMKMQIAEGDITKIKVGTPVEYSILSEPTKKFQTTVSSIDPGLTTLSDGSYGSSSSSKSTSSSTSSNSAVYYYAQSIVENKDKILRIGMTTQNELLIANVKDAIIVPSIGIKRDENGTFVYILKDGKAVKTAVKTGIKDNLDTQIISGVNDGDEIITSQGSASEIAKMIEKENKKF